The sequence below is a genomic window from Chiroxiphia lanceolata isolate bChiLan1 chromosome 8, bChiLan1.pri, whole genome shotgun sequence.
TGCTTTCCTCTGCAACTTCAGGTAACTGGAAAACTGAAGGTCACCTAGTGTGTCAGCCCTGATCTCCCAGTTGTTGAGGCCTTCTTGCTGGGACACCTGCTAAAACTATTGTGATTGGTGATAATCCTTCAAACtactttcaaataaatttcagttattAGCAAATTATTAATGGGTTTAACAGGTGCTTCACTGATACTTCATGGTTTTAATGGTTTATATAGACtctcttgcattttaaatagaCTGTTTTTCAAAGTATTCCTTTCTGTTCCATCAGCTTGATCAACCAAGTAGTGCATGTACTCAGTAAAGAATGAGGATTTATTTTACACAATATGTTACCTCTAAAATCATATGGAAGGCCGCTTATAAATATTAGCTCTGTTTACAGTCGTAGATTGAATTCCATATCAATTTCTCCactatttattttgatttaatttcaaagtaatGGATTTACTGTTCTGCATTCATCGTGCTGGTCTTACTGAATGTTTATATGAAAATATCTCCTCTTGCCTTCTAGAGTTTCTCTGGTGTTCCATGAGAAAACAACATTGTAAATATGAACACCTTACTAAGGCTGATGACTCTGTTCTCCCTTATATTGGAAATGTAAATCAGCATAACTGTAGTAGAGAGTATTCTATCGATCAGATTTAACTCATGTTTTCAGGGCTTTCTTTGTCATTGTGaccaaaattcagtttttccttAACTGGAAGCTAAAGTAATTACTTGATGGCAGAAGAAGGAGTTCCAGGAATGGATCAGAGATATGATACTTCCAAGTATCTGCATTTTGCAGGACATTAGCAAGGCCGAGATTAAATTTGTCTTCTGATgttctaaaatgcattttgtggATTAGGTCTGTGATTTATAGATCACAAAATGATGACAAGTTTTACACATCTGGAATAAACCAAGTAATTTTGTCAATATAATATGTAGGTTCTGTTTAGTGATGATGTCATGACTTTAGCActtgcaaacacagaaatttaCTTGGGGTCTTTTTGGTGTTATATaatggtttgtttatttttcccaggtCCCAGTTAGTGGCACCATTCTGCAGTCCATGAAGGTCAGTCTCTGTCtccaatgaaaataatttctacttctgaaataaaacatacttGAAATCTTAAGCATTCGTAGTAATGTCCATAGGTTGGGAACTTGGGAGAATGGGAATGTGCTGTGTCTGAGACTagtttttttttgacaaaagtGTGACATtatagaaaaaaacaaggatATAAGGAAGGATGTACTTTTAAATGAATGGGCACAGACAGGGCTAAAGTCAGGGAGGTAGcttgttttcttggaaaaaaattgggCAAAAAAAATGAGCAGGGTGGTGTGCTCACAGATCACAGCTACGGCAAGGAGGTAAATCTGTCTTGGAtggaaaagcagtggaaaagaGTAAAGAATGCACActccttttaaataattaataattgtTCATGTGCTTCCTGTCTCCAGGTAAATGTCACTGCAGTTGCACCACCTGGAGCTCCCCGCATGAGAGACAACACATGTACCAACGTGGTTTCTGAGGTATGTGAATCTCCTTTCCTTTGCACAGCTTAACACAAAGTTATtgcctttctctgtctctgatTTTCCTCTGAATTGGACTTTCAGGTGATCTATGAGATAGAATACAGTGGCACAAGTGGGATTCAGAGTGTTTCTGTCCAGTTCAAAGTGAGCAACATTTCTGGGAACCTCGGatcctctctgcagcagcacttcagTTTGCACTTCTGGGTCAGTGCCCCCATCCTCCCTGGGCTTTTACCAGGCTTGTAGTCTGTTGTTTGTGACCGATTTTGATACAGATGAGATCTGAAAAGATTCGAGCAGTGTCACTGTGGTAGAGTAGTAACAGAACCCTGGGATGCAGATGGTAGTTGAAGGCAGGAGGGGATGCATTTCTGGTCTCAAGTAAACCATGCTAGTAGAAAAATTCAGGCTCAGTGCAAGCATGCAGTCCTGCATTGCACAAATTTCAAGGGGCTGATTGTTTTTATCTgattatttttgctgttgttttggtttggatgtttttggggtttttttgttggggtggaagggaagaggaatcACCAGCATGCTCTTGTGAAGGAAAGGGTTGAAGCTATTGCTTTATCTGAGGTGTTCAGTGTTTGTGAACAAAGTTGCTAAATTTATTCCAGGTACTTATTTAACTTtgcctgtgcagcaggaaagagagggagggggtGGAACCTTGTTGAAGTTAGCCCCAGAGGCTCTCACCATAAAACAATTTAGAAGTGGAATGTGCCACTAAGAATCAGGGTCAAGGCAGGGTTTGTTCTGCAGTTCATCTGTAGAATTGCCCAGACTGATTTGTTCACTTCCTCAGACACAAATGCTGAGCAATAGGAATTCATTGTCCTGAGAGCTTTCCTGGTAGTATCCACATTTCAGGTACTGACACTTAGTTTTTTACCTCCCGGACTGCAAGTGAACTTTCCAGGTAAGAAAgagactttggaaaaaaataatgggagTTTTAGTAGTGCATAATATTTAGTCACTCAAAAAATTActtatgtttacatttttgagAATATGAATTTGATCTTCAGAGATCAATGGATCTCATTGATGCCAATATTTCCCCCTTCTTctatttcttccctttgcatCTTTGTAGACCAAGACCCTCTCTCATATGTTGCCCAGAAGTGGAAACCCTGGCTATATCACTGGAGCACCATTGCTGATTGCAAACAGTGGTGCCATGCAGCATGTATCCTTTTTCTGCTaccagtttttatttattactggATTTCTTGACTTCTGGTACTCCCTTGTCTGGACTTTTGTAGTCCTCTGATATGGAAAAGGAGGAGTGTGGGCTGAGTGGGTTGTTAAATACAAGATGAGTGTCCTCTACTGTCTGTTTATGCTTTTATTTGGCTTCTTGACGTGCAGTCTGTCAGATGAGTATTTTACGGAGTGAAAGTGATGGAAGTTGCTCACAGTTCCTCAGACACACGGTACAATTTGGAAGGAACATGAGAACAGGCTGCAACCTCAGGTGACAACACACTCTGCAGTTGTCCTTCCTGACACAGTTGGAAGGTGTAGACTCACTTAGCACATCTGTTATGCAGGGCTGTGGAGCCAGGGTCCTTCCCTGAGGTCACCAATGGGTCTCTACAGATCTTTCATATCCTCCTAAGAGAACTTGGATATCAGGGAGATGGAGGACCACTAGAATAACCTGAACATTGTGAAGGCCTTCTGGGACATCATGAGGCTGTAGTCTGACAATACGTCTTGGACAAGACTGGAGTTTGTATTTGAGGAGTGAATTACAAAGGAATCTTTAAAAGTGATTGTTTTGATGATTTGGATTGTTCTTTTAACAGGGCAGGTGTAGAACCACTGGTGTGATAAGATGGCTAAAGAGCTGTCAGTTTTCCTTATCATACATTGCCCTGccatatttttctcccttctcattGCAGAGATGATTGCATCTGTTTAATACCAATACTTCTTGACTCATTACAGGAGCAGAAGAAATACTCATTACAAAGGCAGGATGTTGATAGTGGGATTTTTGTCCTGGAAATCACTTTGTCAAAGCTgttattttctgatttccagCCTATCCCCATTACTGGAAGAGAGTAACTGTAGTTACATCCAGCAGAAGTTATACGAGGCTTTTCAGGGGATGAACAGAGCAGAGGACCTTGCTATAACTGGCAGTGCTCATTCAACCCAGACAGAAGAGTGGACAACCATTCTGGTTCAGAACTGCAGTGTGCAGGTAATATGAATGCAAGAAGACCAGctgtgaatatttttcctttcatatctTTGTATTATCTCAGGGAAGTGTGGGCATCTGGACTTTCTTTGTGTGATGATCCTCTGACTCTTAGGAGTCTTAATACCTGTAAGCAGTCATGGTTCATACTGTTAGGGTACTTAgcaaaagaaaccccaacaaaccCTGACAGATTTCATATTTCTCGAATCCTGTTCCTGCTATCTAAGTGGGCCAAAAGGGTTTAATACTGAATCCAGTATTGTATTACATAGTTTTCTGACAGCCTTCTAGAACTAATAGCACCTGGTTACTTGCTATTAATTTGatatttctgattttccattttctagGGATATTTATATATCACCTAATAAGGTTAAAAGTTTGCGACCAAAGTGCTTgtatattaataattattaatctGTCAGATGGCCTAATGGAATGCAAAATCCAAATGGTACAGCTGAGACAAATTCTGTTTGAAAGTGAGATGGATATAGCTCCAAAAGGGGTGGTTGACCTGACTAGAAGTTAGAGAGTTAGTGCTTAAGTGACCTATGCTATCCAAAATATTAGACTTGGACCATAACGGtcctttttcacttttaaaatactatatTAAGTTGATAggagtatattttattttcaggctgTGAATTGCACTTCCTGTTGCATGGTTCCTGTGACCCTGGAGATACAGATACTGTGGTCTAAAGTGGGCCTCCTGTCCAACCCACAAGCTCAAATACTGGGCGCACGGTACTTTTACCAGTGTCAACCCCTGAAGGTATGTAATTAAAACCCCTCTCTCTCACAGAGAGGTAATTAAATGGGATTTACAGGTTGCTTAAGAACCAAGGAATCAAATGGTCTTGAAACTAAGTTGAGATTTATTGAACTTTAGCAGTAGTCTGGCTGCAATGGCAAGAGTTGTTATTTAACAGCTCCATagatgaaaaattgttttgagaTCTGTTTAGTACTTTCCTCACGCAGTTGCACAACTGGAAAAGGTACTTTCTTTCCAACTCCAAACCACCTTCTGCCACTTAAGGACTCAAACTTTAAACTTTTGCTCAGTATGAAGTTGTATTTACAAAGATTCAGTTACTCCATGTTTATCTGGTTGTCTCTTAAAGCCTTGATATGGAATTTGAGTTGATTTATGTTTCACGGACCCCTCAGCATGCTGATAATCTGTGTAAGAAGACATTTCTGTTCTTCTAGAGGTTCTGAAATCACCAGGTAGCTGAGGAAGAGACTAATGCTGATGGCAGCAGATTTGAAGAATTAAGGAGGAAGGCTTGTAAGCCAGAAGGAGGcactcaaggccaggttggatggagctctgaacaacctggtctagttgaagagGTCCCTTCTCATTGCAGGGGActtggactaggtgacctttacaggtcccttccaacccaaactattctgtggttctgtgatgtCAGCAGGAGCTAACAGGGTCATAAAAGACAATGAATAGTCTTTTTCAAGCATGTTTCAGTGGATCCCATTTTGGtgcattttttggttttgacatCACATAGTCTTTTGGGCAGCTCGTGTATTTCAAGGCTTATACTTCTCTGtaaggaagctgaacatgagccagcagtgtgcccaggtggccaagaaggccagtggcatcctggcctgtataaggaacagtgtggccaacaggaccagggaagtgattcagcctctggactcagcactggtgaggccacacctggagtgctgtgtctagctctgggcccctcagttcaggaaggatattgaggggctggagcaggtccagagaagagcaacaaggctggtgaagggactggagcacaagtcctatgaggagaggctgagggagctggggttattcagcctggagaagaggaggatcaggagagacctcatcactctctacaactccctgaaaggaggttgtagccaggtgggggttggtctcttctcccaggcaactatcagcaagatAAGAGGTCATGGttttaagctctgccaggggaggtttaggttagatattaggaagtaattctttacagagagagtaatcagccattggaatgggctgcccagggaagtggtggattctccatccctggaggtttttaagatgagactggatgtggcacttagtgccatggtctagtaaccacggtggtaggGGCTCAAGGGTTGGACgtgatgatctcagaggtcccttccaacctggctgaaaaaaaaaataaggaaaaaagaaaagagaaaaaaaagaaggaaaaaaccccctgagaaataaatttattgaaataaatttattgttttattgggtccctgctttattttaatgacattttattgAAAGGATTTCATCTTGTGGTTCTGTCTGTTTCTGGCAGCAAACACTTGTCCAAAGGGCCAGGTGATCTTATCTTACATAcagtttataattttataaaaaataaagctagCTTTGCTTCTGTTCTTATTACTAGCTAGCTGATATGTATGTCCTCTGAATAGAAGGCTTACTCTAGCAGAGCTTGAGTCACTGCTGCCACTTTGGAGATCTGTAACATAGGATGCACAGTAGCTACTGGTCTTTCCTGTGCCCTCAATTTACCTGTGAAGTATCAATTTGAGGAAAGAGGGTTCACTCCACTGAAAACTTAGGACACTTAACTCCTACCATTGTAAAGACATCTTGCTTGCCAGTCATCTGTGGTGGGTGTCCATTAGAAAATTGAGGGGGGATATCTATTTTGCATTGTCTGCTAAACTGTGCTTTCCCTCTTGTTGCAGTTCCTGAGTGCACACACGGTACCTGTGACAACTGTTGTTACCTTCACTGACATGACAGACTGGCCAGAACCACCCCGGGGCCAGCCCCAAAGGCACTGGAAACTCCCATTTGACATCTTTTTCCCATTCAAGGTGGCACTGAATTTGGAAAGCAGTTACAGAGTTGATCTGGCTGgctattttttgtttattctaaTAATGTCTAGTattctctgcttttgaaaatagaTAAGGCCTGTACTTAAAGTTCAGTAAGTGAATTGGTACATTCAGAATATGTTCCAGGAAGTTGTTGGatgaaagtatattttttagcaaaggatttattttttatcttaaattCTTCAGATGATGGAAAAATCTGCCTCATACGATGCCAGGTACTCCAGTGGAATCAATAGGGGGCAAGAAGATCAGAGCCTACtgttaataaaatgtatttgttgcTTTTGTACATATACTGCGTGTAGCAACTTTATTGCTCTCCCTCAttacaaactttaaaaaagggtggaaaaataaactgaaagacTTGTAATTAGTCAGGGTATCAAGGGACATAACActtaattaaacaaaaccaaacatgcaGATTTTGGGGTAACTTCACGTATTTACCTTTGTGAGTGTTTGCATGGTTTATTAGCTGGGAAAGAATTCCATGCAAGTgtctgctgcttcctgggatTCTGATTCTGGGGCAGCCCATGCAGGCTGCGCTGAACACTTTGTGTTCCAGTGTTACACGGGGCTGCTGGTACCAGTACAGCACTGAGCTTGGATTTTTAAGTAGACATGGCTTCTCAGCTGTGCCTTTGCAAAGCTTTTAGTGGAACACATCTGTAGTGTGTCCTGTGTCCTCTGATGCCTCTGACCTGTGGTATCCAGCAAATTAATTTACAGGTGACAGTAACTGAAACTTCCCAAAAGTCAAATTGCCAAGTGTGTCAGGAGTGTCAGGATATAGCTTGAATGAAAAGGATCATCTGGCATCCCTATTTTCTGCATTAT
It includes:
- the TCTN3 gene encoding tectonic-3 isoform X3, whose product is MKFLEKYGRHSFIAPSQVQPSFSAFYRAGDPILIYFDSSSVLSTLRQPVKMGASGLCVDGNPAGFLDSKSTSCTRIFANLSKSCTTDPALDAASYYRDFTVLKVPVSGTILQSMKVNVTAVAPPGAPRMRDNTCTNVVSEVIYEIEYSGTSGIQSVSVQFKVSNISGNLGSSLQQHFSLHFWTKTLSHMLPRSGNPGYITGAPLLIANSGAMQHMSILRSESDGSCSQFLRHTVQFGRNMRTGCNLSLSPLLEESNCSYIQQKLYEAFQGMNRAEDLAITGSAHSTQTEEWTTILVQNCSVQAVNCTSCCMVPVTLEIQILWSKVGLLSNPQAQILGARYFYQCQPLKFLSAHTVPVTTVVTFTDMTDWPEPPRGQPQRHWKLPFDIFFPFKVALNLESSYRVDLAGYFLFILIMSSILCF
- the TCTN3 gene encoding tectonic-3 isoform X1; the encoded protein is MRGAGALLVLLALLPVCAPAGTALRSGRSRSVSQVCVEKSLIFRSNTPYPTNIIAVPGGHDLFCVQLNDSKLNYFQQPQDIKESDFMKFLEKYGRHSFIAPSQVQPSFSAFYRAGDPILIYFDSSSVLSTLRQPVKMGASGLCVDGNPAGFLDSKSTSCTRIFANLSKSCTTDPALDAASYYRDFTVLKVPVSGTILQSMKVNVTAVAPPGAPRMRDNTCTNVVSEVIYEIEYSGTSGIQSVSVQFKVSNISGNLGSSLQQHFSLHFWTKTLSHMLPRSGNPGYITGAPLLIANSGAMQHMSILRSESDGSCSQFLRHTVQFGRNMRTGCNLSLSPLLEESNCSYIQQKLYEAFQGMNRAEDLAITGSAHSTQTEEWTTILVQNCSVQAVNCTSCCMVPVTLEIQILWSKVGLLSNPQAQILGARYFYQCQPLKFLSAHTVPVTTVVTFTDMTDWPEPPRGQPQRHWKLPFDIFFPFKVALNLESSYRVDLAGYFLFILIMSSILCF
- the TCTN3 gene encoding tectonic-3 isoform X2 encodes the protein MRPLAVGAGRSVSQVCVEKSLIFRSNTPYPTNIIAVPGGHDLFCVQLNDSKLNYFQQPQDIKESDFMKFLEKYGRHSFIAPSQVQPSFSAFYRAGDPILIYFDSSSVLSTLRQPVKMGASGLCVDGNPAGFLDSKSTSCTRIFANLSKSCTTDPALDAASYYRDFTVLKVPVSGTILQSMKVNVTAVAPPGAPRMRDNTCTNVVSEVIYEIEYSGTSGIQSVSVQFKVSNISGNLGSSLQQHFSLHFWTKTLSHMLPRSGNPGYITGAPLLIANSGAMQHMSILRSESDGSCSQFLRHTVQFGRNMRTGCNLSLSPLLEESNCSYIQQKLYEAFQGMNRAEDLAITGSAHSTQTEEWTTILVQNCSVQAVNCTSCCMVPVTLEIQILWSKVGLLSNPQAQILGARYFYQCQPLKFLSAHTVPVTTVVTFTDMTDWPEPPRGQPQRHWKLPFDIFFPFKVALNLESSYRVDLAGYFLFILIMSSILCF